The Nitrospira sp. genome window below encodes:
- a CDS encoding dienelactone hydrolase family protein — protein MAESIRETTVQYQSGKVGMKAFVAAPQTKEKRPTIIIVQEWWGLTDHMKDIARRYAGEGYVAIAPDLYSRLGHALTTDAGEAGKLMNTLKQEDGLADLNATVAYLKSVPEVDATKIGITGFCMGGSYALMLPCINAEIKAAVPFYGQVPNPDIPIQKLACPVLYIYGEDDGWITKADVQRLAAALKKYGKAGEIKTYPGAPHAFFRDTDPSVYRPDAAKDAWGRTKAFFKQHLS, from the coding sequence ATGGCTGAATCCATTCGAGAGACAACCGTGCAGTACCAGAGTGGAAAAGTGGGAATGAAGGCGTTCGTAGCGGCACCACAGACCAAAGAAAAACGGCCGACCATTATCATCGTCCAGGAATGGTGGGGCCTCACGGACCATATGAAGGATATCGCGAGGCGGTATGCGGGGGAAGGCTATGTGGCCATCGCTCCGGACCTGTATTCCCGCCTGGGACATGCGCTGACGACCGATGCCGGAGAAGCCGGGAAATTGATGAACACGTTGAAGCAGGAAGACGGGCTGGCCGATCTGAATGCGACGGTGGCCTATTTGAAATCGGTTCCGGAAGTTGATGCAACCAAGATCGGCATCACGGGGTTCTGTATGGGGGGTTCCTATGCACTCATGCTGCCCTGCATCAATGCGGAGATCAAAGCAGCGGTGCCGTTCTACGGCCAAGTCCCGAATCCCGATATCCCGATTCAGAAGCTGGCCTGCCCGGTTCTCTATATTTATGGCGAGGATGACGGCTGGATCACCAAGGCCGATGTGCAGCGACTGGCGGCGGCATTGAAGAAGTACGGCAAGGCCGGGGAGATCAAGACGTATCCTGGTGCCCCGCACGCCTTCTTCCGAGATACGGACCCATCTGTCTATCGGCCGGATGCAGCGAAGGATGCATGGGGCAGGACAAAGGCATTCTTCAAGCAACATCTCAGCTGA
- a CDS encoding DUF3616 domain-containing protein, with the protein MSLPTNITLLFHPKLNRISKDKGLRDGLSAVAQIADTLWVANDEGTSLERLAPIKRHKPGIRTFGRHERFPLADLLRLPQKVKSVKNQPEVDVEGLAYADGYLWLVGSHSLIRRKPTLDDGPKKARQQLQQVHRRGNRYLLARIPVEETDGIPMLVKKVTEDGTKRRAAQLRGDDCGNDLTEALRRDDHLGSYLRIPGKDNGFDIEGLAVVGTRLFLGLRGPVLRGWAVILEIAVKEHPRHASLLKLRSIGPQGRLYRKHFLHLEGLGIRDLCAQGSDLLILAGPTMSLEGPVRVFRWKGGTDQKGESMVPRKELDHLLDVPHGQDVGHAEGMTLFSSNGGQIDSLMVVYDSIPKKRQSEACTVTADLFPLPGKPQSPTHLVP; encoded by the coding sequence ATGAGCCTGCCAACGAACATCACACTGTTGTTCCATCCCAAACTTAATCGAATCAGTAAAGACAAAGGGCTACGAGACGGCCTGTCCGCTGTGGCGCAGATTGCGGACACGCTCTGGGTCGCCAACGATGAGGGCACTAGTCTTGAGCGACTCGCACCCATCAAGCGCCACAAGCCCGGTATCAGGACATTCGGTCGCCATGAGCGATTTCCACTCGCGGACCTTCTTCGTCTTCCGCAGAAGGTAAAGAGTGTGAAGAATCAGCCCGAAGTGGATGTGGAAGGACTGGCCTATGCGGACGGCTATCTTTGGTTGGTAGGCTCCCATAGTCTCATTCGCCGTAAGCCGACACTCGACGATGGTCCCAAGAAGGCTCGGCAGCAGCTACAGCAGGTCCACCGGAGGGGCAACCGCTACCTGCTGGCTCGAATTCCGGTAGAGGAAACCGACGGGATACCGATGTTGGTAAAAAAGGTGACGGAGGATGGGACCAAGCGCCGGGCCGCGCAGTTGCGTGGCGACGACTGTGGGAACGACTTGACTGAGGCATTGCGCCGAGATGACCACCTGGGATCGTATCTCAGGATCCCGGGTAAGGATAATGGGTTCGATATCGAAGGCTTGGCTGTGGTGGGTACGCGACTGTTTCTTGGGCTGCGTGGACCGGTGTTACGTGGTTGGGCAGTCATTCTGGAAATAGCGGTCAAGGAGCACCCCAGGCATGCCTCTCTTCTGAAGTTAAGATCCATCGGGCCACAGGGTCGCCTGTATCGAAAACATTTCCTTCACCTTGAAGGGCTCGGTATTCGAGATCTCTGCGCACAGGGTTCCGACTTGCTGATCCTTGCGGGACCGACGATGAGTCTTGAAGGCCCCGTGCGTGTGTTTCGATGGAAGGGAGGGACTGATCAAAAAGGCGAGTCTATGGTCCCGCGCAAGGAATTGGATCACCTGCTAGATGTCCCGCATGGTCAAGATGTTGGCCATGCCGAAGGCATGACATTATTTTCGTCTAATGGTGGGCAGATTGATTCACTCATGGTGGTCTACGATTCCATCCCCAAGAAGCGCCAATCAGAGGCGTGCACCGTGACGGCAGATCTGTTTCCCTTGCCTGGGAAACCCCAAAGCCCGACGCATCTAGTTCCCTAA
- a CDS encoding SUMF1/EgtB/PvdO family nonheme iron enzyme — MTTNHFDVFLSYHWRDHAYVEALARQLREQQLTVFLDRWYLTPGQSWPKELEATLAHCRAVAVCIGQGEMGPWQQREQYLALECQVAAERQGQTFPVIPVLLPGAEPPLGFLSQLTWVDFRTRLDDPVLLHALVSAVHGQPPGPDALETVRQTLATICPYRGLLYFREEDAPFFFGREAAIAQLTGAVQQHHLVAVVGASGSGKSSVVRAGLVPELRKSRERVWEVATLVPTDRPVHALAAVLMPFLEPDMSEVTRLREMNQLAEDLLGRKTALRDVVDRVLAKQPGTDRLLLIADQWEELFTLCKDDAARRCFIDNILDATATTKLSVVLTLRGDFFGRAITDYRPLSDRVQGAQVNLGPMKRDELRLAIEEPAKKVKLTFQAGLVDLMLGQAGDEPGKLPLLEFVLRRLWEDRRGGELHHEAYTAMGQLEGAIAHKAESVFVTLNEADQHKVQQIFLHLVRPGEGEADTRRRATFADVGEGLRRIVNTLADERLLVTNRMGDEEETVEVSHEALISQWQRVQTWLNEYREFLLWRERLRGHVKDWQHNKQDENTLLRGTLLGEAQRQLTQRVGILTDQEQGYIRDSVAAHERTAQAARRRAEHELAQANRLAEEAAKREEAERARAEAADRARRRQRAFSLALLILLLVGLFEAWLWQKGYDLGQAALATQSLVGSIYVPPEMTQIPGGSFQQGDVEKLGDVSRNPVRSVTLKPFAMGQYEVTFDEYDGFAIATERRLPQDHGWGRGKRPVINVSWEDAKAYAEWLSKQTGKHYRLPTESEWEYAARSGAKQERWAGTSEESELRAYAVFAENSGNQTLVVGTKKANGFSLYDMSGNMWEWVEDCGYGTYEGAPNDGSAWLETHEGNCQLRVLRGGSWSGTPVDLRASYRNCRGTTVYRNTDLGFRLVQDIP, encoded by the coding sequence ATGACGACGAATCATTTTGATGTCTTTCTGAGTTATCACTGGCGAGATCATGCGTACGTCGAGGCGCTGGCGCGTCAGTTACGCGAGCAGCAGCTCACCGTCTTTCTCGACCGCTGGTATCTCACCCCGGGACAATCCTGGCCGAAGGAATTAGAAGCAACCCTCGCACATTGTCGTGCGGTGGCCGTCTGTATCGGCCAAGGCGAGATGGGGCCGTGGCAGCAGCGGGAGCAGTATCTGGCGCTGGAGTGCCAGGTAGCCGCCGAACGTCAAGGCCAAACCTTTCCCGTTATTCCTGTGCTCCTTCCTGGCGCGGAACCGCCACTGGGATTTCTGAGTCAGCTTACATGGGTCGATTTTCGTACTCGCCTCGACGATCCAGTGTTGCTGCACGCACTGGTCAGCGCCGTTCATGGTCAGCCGCCAGGACCAGATGCCCTGGAAACGGTCCGGCAGACTTTGGCGACTATCTGTCCCTATCGCGGCTTGCTTTATTTCCGCGAGGAAGATGCGCCGTTTTTCTTTGGGCGTGAAGCGGCGATCGCGCAGCTCACCGGTGCGGTGCAGCAGCACCATCTGGTGGCGGTGGTGGGGGCGTCAGGCAGTGGCAAATCATCGGTCGTGCGAGCCGGCCTGGTACCGGAGCTGCGGAAGAGTCGCGAGCGGGTCTGGGAGGTCGCGACGCTCGTGCCGACCGATCGCCCGGTCCATGCGCTTGCGGCGGTACTCATGCCATTTCTTGAGCCGGACATGAGCGAAGTCACCCGATTGCGGGAAATGAACCAGTTAGCTGAGGACTTGCTTGGCCGGAAGACGGCTCTTCGCGATGTCGTCGACCGGGTGCTCGCCAAGCAGCCAGGCACGGATCGTCTGCTCCTCATCGCTGATCAGTGGGAGGAACTCTTCACACTCTGTAAAGATGACGCCGCCAGGCGCTGCTTCATCGACAATATCCTCGATGCCACGGCTACCACAAAGCTGAGTGTGGTGCTCACCCTACGGGGAGACTTTTTCGGTCGGGCCATCACCGATTACCGGCCTTTGTCCGACCGGGTGCAAGGTGCCCAGGTGAATCTCGGCCCGATGAAGCGGGATGAATTGCGCCTCGCCATTGAGGAGCCGGCGAAGAAAGTCAAGCTCACGTTTCAAGCAGGCCTCGTTGATCTCATGCTGGGGCAGGCGGGCGACGAACCGGGCAAGTTGCCGCTGCTGGAATTCGTGCTGCGGCGGCTGTGGGAGGACCGGCGTGGCGGTGAACTCCATCACGAGGCCTATACTGCGATGGGTCAGTTGGAGGGCGCGATTGCGCACAAGGCAGAGTCTGTCTTCGTCACGTTGAATGAGGCCGATCAGCACAAAGTCCAACAGATTTTTCTGCACCTCGTGCGCCCCGGCGAGGGCGAGGCGGACACCAGACGGCGGGCGACATTCGCGGACGTGGGAGAGGGGTTGCGCCGTATCGTGAACACCCTCGCGGACGAGCGACTCTTGGTGACCAATCGCATGGGGGACGAAGAAGAGACGGTCGAGGTTAGCCACGAAGCGCTCATCAGTCAATGGCAACGGGTGCAGACATGGCTGAATGAATACCGTGAGTTTCTACTGTGGCGGGAACGTCTCAGAGGGCATGTGAAGGACTGGCAGCATAACAAACAAGATGAAAACACGCTGCTCCGGGGCACACTGCTGGGCGAAGCGCAACGCCAGTTGACCCAGAGAGTGGGCATCCTGACCGATCAGGAACAGGGCTACATCAGGGACAGTGTGGCGGCTCACGAACGGACCGCCCAGGCAGCACGCCGGCGGGCCGAACACGAGCTTGCCCAGGCGAATCGTCTCGCGGAGGAAGCGGCCAAACGGGAAGAGGCCGAAAGGGCACGGGCCGAAGCAGCAGACCGTGCGAGACGACGACAACGGGCATTCAGCCTGGCACTGCTCATCCTCCTGCTCGTAGGCTTGTTCGAGGCCTGGCTCTGGCAGAAGGGCTATGATCTCGGTCAGGCTGCTCTCGCAACTCAATCGCTCGTGGGCAGTATCTATGTACCACCCGAGATGACACAGATTCCAGGTGGATCTTTTCAGCAAGGGGATGTCGAGAAGCTCGGCGACGTGTCGCGCAACCCGGTTCGCTCGGTCACGCTCAAGCCCTTTGCCATGGGGCAGTACGAAGTCACGTTTGACGAATACGACGGATTTGCGATCGCGACCGAACGGCGGTTGCCACAAGATCACGGCTGGGGGCGTGGCAAGCGGCCGGTCATCAATGTTTCGTGGGAGGACGCGAAGGCCTATGCTGAGTGGTTGTCCAAGCAAACCGGCAAGCACTATCGATTGCCTACCGAATCGGAATGGGAGTATGCCGCGCGCAGTGGAGCCAAGCAAGAACGATGGGCGGGAACATCTGAGGAATCTGAGCTGAGAGCCTATGCGGTCTTCGCGGAGAACTCTGGAAATCAGACGTTAGTTGTCGGCACTAAGAAGGCCAATGGTTTTAGCCTCTATGACATGAGCGGCAATATGTGGGAATGGGTCGAGGATTGTGGGTATGGAACGTATGAGGGCGCACCGAACGATGGCTCGGCTTGGTTAGAAACACATGAAGGCAATTGCCAATTGCGCGTGCTCCGTGGTGGCTCCTGGAGCGGCACGCCGGTGGACCTGCGTGCTTCCTACCGGAACTGCAGGGGCACCACCGTCTACCGGAACACCGACCTGGGCTTCCGTCTCGTTCAGGACATTCCCTAA
- a CDS encoding type II toxin-antitoxin system PemK/MazF family toxin has product MVIAPTTPTRGDVYLIELDPTRGSEIRKTRPCLVISPDELNQHLRTVIVAPMTTGGKAYLWRVRCRFRDRSGFVAIDQIRTVDSERLVKRVGRIAPSTLSAVLAVLQEMFTP; this is encoded by the coding sequence ATGGTGATAGCTCCAACTACCCCTACCCGCGGCGACGTGTATCTGATTGAACTCGATCCTACTCGAGGGAGTGAGATCAGAAAAACACGACCCTGCCTCGTTATTTCCCCCGATGAGCTCAATCAGCATTTGCGGACGGTTATCGTGGCGCCCATGACCACAGGAGGTAAGGCCTATCTTTGGCGTGTTCGTTGCCGATTCCGTGATCGGAGTGGGTTTGTCGCAATAGACCAGATACGGACTGTTGATAGCGAGCGCCTGGTTAAAAGAGTTGGGCGAATCGCTCCAAGCACCCTCTCAGCCGTTCTCGCAGTCTTACAGGAAATGTTCACACCGTAG
- a CDS encoding AbrB/MazE/SpoVT family DNA-binding domain-containing protein, which translates to MKAHIVRIGNSRGIRLPKILLQEAQLEDEVELQAEPGRILISRSSQPRAGWADAARRMREHDDDQLLDPPVPTQFDKKEWKW; encoded by the coding sequence ATGAAAGCCCATATCGTCAGAATCGGTAATTCCAGGGGAATCCGTCTTCCAAAAATATTGCTCCAAGAAGCCCAGCTTGAAGATGAAGTAGAGCTTCAGGCTGAACCAGGCCGAATTCTGATATCAAGGTCATCACAGCCACGAGCCGGTTGGGCTGACGCAGCCCGGCGCATGCGGGAGCACGATGACGATCAGCTTCTTGATCCCCCGGTACCCACTCAGTTCGATAAGAAAGAGTGGAAATGGTGA
- a CDS encoding uracil-DNA glycosylase encodes MTLAPLQELADSLHDCQRCKLAKLGRSQVVFGVGNPHASIMFVGEAPGFNEDQKGEPFVGAAGKLLNDLLASAELSRDQIYIANVIKCRPPNNRDPEQDEVETCKPFLLQQIQLIKPTLVCTLGNWATQTLLERKVGITKVKAQAFYLKEFVLFPLLHPAAALHQGNLLPTLKEDFKKLKEFLDKNTKPAEPTSTASTPAAPVLNVESSQPAQMELFG; translated from the coding sequence ATGACGCTCGCACCTCTCCAAGAACTTGCCGACTCGCTTCATGATTGCCAGCGCTGCAAACTGGCGAAGTTGGGGCGCAGCCAAGTTGTCTTCGGCGTCGGCAATCCTCACGCAAGTATCATGTTTGTCGGAGAAGCGCCAGGTTTCAACGAAGATCAGAAGGGCGAGCCATTTGTGGGGGCGGCGGGCAAGCTGCTGAACGATCTGCTGGCATCGGCAGAACTCTCGCGAGACCAGATCTACATTGCGAATGTGATCAAGTGCCGGCCACCGAATAACCGAGATCCTGAACAGGATGAAGTCGAAACGTGCAAACCGTTTCTGTTGCAGCAAATCCAATTGATCAAACCAACACTGGTCTGTACGTTAGGAAACTGGGCCACACAGACCCTACTGGAACGCAAAGTCGGGATCACTAAAGTCAAAGCACAAGCGTTCTACCTGAAAGAGTTTGTCCTCTTTCCGCTCCTACACCCGGCCGCAGCGCTGCACCAAGGCAATCTGCTTCCCACGTTGAAAGAGGATTTCAAGAAGCTGAAGGAATTCTTAGACAAGAACACCAAACCAGCTGAACCGACCAGCACAGCCTCCACCCCAGCTGCACCAGTCTTGAATGTTGAATCCTCCCAACCGGCGCAGATGGAGCTGTTCGGATAA
- a CDS encoding FAD-dependent oxidoreductase, with protein sequence MTAPASQTVLILGAGLAGLTVAYHLRREHYHVTLLDHPEWRDGFWLNPSDPVPVLLGCYRESHRLLHALNRQESPRLDQSIPLEFRLSDGRHVSYQSARLPGAFRWMMSLFSFQGLAWQDRWRLFSHVEQIWEQAQTLPVDLENRNADEWLAAIGQSLEARERVWGRLAHWLTGNDLARLSAATFVHLLSTIFLSEASDARLTSVSGSIEERFLAPMKQSLPHDRIECRTLTDLPLLRFDENRMRDVRLHDGTTLHAQWYILALPHQRLRALLPERLLTRLAYFAHMPDLTDLGELVVQVTCRSSTQTPRLVLLTGHPFYQLTVTQAKPEEIVCRLSTTASLLENGNDDQVKHTAIGELLRVFSNMGPEDILTHNIIGEPHASLSLVPGTARLRPLQRSPIRNMLVAGAWTDTGWPTNLESAVISSRRCVETIIGRVDNPD encoded by the coding sequence GTGACCGCTCCAGCCTCACAAACCGTCCTCATCCTCGGCGCCGGTCTAGCCGGTCTGACCGTCGCCTATCATTTACGCCGAGAACACTACCACGTCACGCTCCTCGATCACCCCGAATGGCGCGATGGGTTCTGGCTCAATCCGTCCGACCCGGTACCGGTGCTGTTGGGATGCTACCGAGAAAGCCACCGACTTCTTCACGCGCTGAATCGGCAAGAATCACCACGACTAGACCAATCTATTCCACTCGAGTTTCGGCTGTCTGATGGACGTCACGTGTCCTACCAGTCGGCTCGACTTCCCGGAGCGTTTCGATGGATGATGAGTCTTTTCAGCTTCCAAGGCCTGGCTTGGCAAGACCGGTGGAGACTGTTCTCACACGTCGAGCAGATCTGGGAACAGGCACAGACCCTTCCGGTTGATCTGGAGAATCGAAACGCGGACGAATGGCTCGCCGCAATCGGGCAGAGCCTCGAGGCGCGGGAACGGGTTTGGGGGCGCCTGGCTCATTGGCTGACGGGAAACGATCTTGCTCGCCTCTCAGCCGCCACCTTTGTGCACTTGCTGTCGACCATATTTCTAAGCGAGGCCTCAGATGCCAGGCTCACCTCTGTATCCGGGTCCATCGAGGAGAGATTCCTGGCGCCCATGAAACAATCGCTGCCTCACGATCGCATAGAGTGTCGTACGCTGACAGACCTTCCACTGCTCCGTTTCGATGAAAACAGGATGCGAGATGTGAGGTTGCACGACGGCACGACATTACACGCGCAGTGGTACATTCTCGCGTTGCCGCATCAACGGTTGCGTGCCCTGCTACCGGAGCGGTTATTGACCCGGTTGGCCTACTTCGCCCACATGCCGGATCTGACCGATCTCGGTGAGCTCGTCGTCCAGGTAACGTGCCGGTCATCGACTCAAACACCGCGACTCGTTTTGTTGACAGGACACCCCTTCTACCAGCTCACCGTCACACAGGCTAAACCTGAGGAAATCGTCTGTCGGCTTTCCACCACGGCCAGTTTGCTGGAGAACGGGAATGATGACCAGGTGAAACACACTGCCATCGGGGAGCTACTACGAGTGTTCTCAAACATGGGCCCTGAAGACATCCTCACTCATAACATCATTGGAGAACCCCATGCGAGTCTCTCACTCGTACCGGGAACGGCACGGCTCCGCCCCCTGCAGCGGAGTCCGATCCGGAACATGCTCGTCGCGGGAGCCTGGACCGACACCGGATGGCCGACCAATCTTGAAAGCGCAGTGATCAGCAGCCGTCGATGCGTGGAGACCATCATAGGTCGTGTTGATAACCCGGATTGA
- the hpnD gene encoding presqualene diphosphate synthase HpnD, whose product MKAAEAQAYCTAYTKNSGSNFYYSFLFLPKTKREAMYTVYAFCKAIDSAVDEPAAGTNPKDELAHWRNELDAAYSGTPTTPIMVSLAHHVKSMGIPKAYFEELIKGVEMDLFNNRYVTFDELSLYCYRVASVVGLICLHIFGVTSARAQDYAVALGMAFQLTNILRDVGADAQERRIYLPLEDLKKWNYAEKSMLNQNYSPEFRALMEYEASRAHHYYQRADAALKALPPAERRALTVAEIMRGIYSRILDHIERSNYQVFGSRISLSTTQRLLIALRIWLRSRYS is encoded by the coding sequence ATGAAGGCCGCTGAAGCACAGGCCTATTGCACGGCCTACACCAAGAACAGTGGGAGCAACTTTTACTATTCATTCCTCTTCCTTCCCAAAACCAAACGCGAAGCCATGTATACCGTCTATGCCTTTTGTAAGGCCATCGACAGCGCCGTGGACGAACCAGCTGCCGGGACCAACCCAAAAGATGAGCTAGCCCATTGGCGGAACGAACTTGACGCCGCCTATTCAGGGACCCCGACAACACCGATCATGGTGAGTCTCGCCCACCATGTGAAATCAATGGGGATCCCTAAAGCCTACTTTGAAGAGTTGATCAAAGGCGTCGAGATGGATCTTTTCAACAATCGCTACGTCACCTTCGACGAACTATCGCTCTACTGTTACCGCGTGGCTTCCGTCGTCGGTCTCATTTGTCTGCACATCTTCGGCGTCACATCCGCCCGGGCACAAGACTACGCGGTGGCACTCGGCATGGCCTTCCAGCTGACGAACATTCTTCGCGACGTTGGTGCCGATGCCCAGGAACGTCGTATTTACCTTCCCCTCGAAGACTTGAAGAAGTGGAACTATGCAGAAAAATCCATGCTCAATCAGAACTACTCACCGGAATTCCGTGCGTTGATGGAATATGAGGCGTCCCGCGCCCACCATTACTACCAGCGAGCCGATGCCGCGCTCAAAGCCCTGCCCCCCGCAGAACGCCGGGCACTGACGGTCGCAGAAATCATGCGTGGCATTTATAGCCGAATTTTGGATCACATCGAACGATCAAACTATCAGGTCTTCGGATCGCGGATCAGTTTATCCACCACACAACGGTTACTCATCGCCTTACGGATTTGGCTCCGTTCCCGCTACTCGTGA
- a CDS encoding cobalamin-binding protein encodes MMRICSLVPGATEVIASLGLADQLVGISHECDFPLSIRNVPVMIEPLVETHRSTSAAIDQQVKERVASGSSLYRLNEMAFHQARPDIIVTQELCHVCAVTPGQLTRAVASLPLPPAILTLSPTTLEEMIHDIERIAAAVDRPENGQTLAKELQHRLDRIKLKNLNRQSRPRVACLEWLDPLYVAGHWVPEMIDLAGGDNALGSSDSPSRETTWQEVDAAHPDIVILMPCGFSVDHTINELRQSGPTQETWRQACERWPNLYVVDAASYFSRPGPRLVDGVELLDSILHPRPAHGIDPVNAVKLEASILIGGSAS; translated from the coding sequence ATGATGAGAATCTGCTCATTGGTTCCCGGTGCAACAGAAGTGATCGCTTCACTCGGTTTGGCCGACCAGCTCGTCGGTATCAGCCATGAGTGCGATTTCCCTCTCTCCATTCGAAACGTTCCGGTGATGATTGAACCTCTCGTTGAGACCCACCGGAGCACAAGCGCCGCGATCGATCAGCAGGTTAAAGAACGAGTCGCATCGGGGAGTTCGTTATATCGCCTGAATGAGATGGCATTCCACCAGGCCCGTCCGGATATCATCGTGACTCAAGAGCTCTGTCACGTCTGCGCCGTCACCCCAGGCCAACTCACGCGTGCCGTCGCATCTCTTCCCCTTCCCCCTGCAATCCTCACGTTGAGCCCGACGACCCTCGAAGAGATGATCCATGACATTGAGCGGATCGCCGCAGCCGTCGACCGACCCGAGAATGGACAGACCCTCGCTAAGGAGCTTCAGCATCGTTTGGACAGGATCAAGCTGAAGAACCTGAATAGACAGTCTCGTCCTCGTGTCGCCTGCCTCGAATGGCTTGACCCATTATACGTGGCAGGGCATTGGGTTCCGGAAATGATAGACTTGGCCGGTGGAGATAATGCACTCGGGTCTTCAGATAGCCCCTCGCGCGAAACGACATGGCAAGAAGTGGACGCCGCTCACCCCGATATCGTCATCCTCATGCCCTGCGGCTTTTCGGTCGATCACACCATCAATGAACTCAGACAGAGCGGGCCGACTCAAGAAACATGGCGACAGGCCTGTGAGCGGTGGCCGAATCTCTACGTGGTGGATGCCGCTTCCTATTTCAGCCGTCCAGGCCCACGACTGGTCGATGGTGTCGAATTGCTGGACTCGATTCTGCATCCACGTCCAGCTCACGGGATCGACCCCGTCAACGCCGTCAAACTTGAGGCTTCGATTCTGATTGGAGGCAGCGCGTCATGA
- a CDS encoding HAD family phosphatase, translating to MQAVIFDFDGVIADSEPLHFEGLRRTLAEIHIDLTEDDYYATYLGFDDRGCFLEALRVNQIPATPSLVESLMAKKASAYLASIKDHVVIFPGVKEFIEEAAATYPVAIASGALRVEIELVLEHIGLRKAFCHITSAEDVTHGKPNPEPFVHALAGMNRQQGTALLSPASCLVIEDSRPGIRAAKSAGMKVLAVANTHTVQDLHEADAISHNLRDTRLMDVRARLWPT from the coding sequence ATGCAGGCCGTAATCTTCGATTTTGACGGTGTGATCGCCGACAGTGAACCGCTGCACTTTGAAGGGTTGCGTCGAACGCTGGCGGAAATCCACATCGATTTAACGGAAGACGACTATTACGCCACCTATCTCGGATTCGACGATCGAGGATGTTTTCTGGAGGCGCTGCGCGTCAACCAGATCCCAGCGACCCCCTCGCTCGTTGAGAGCCTCATGGCTAAGAAGGCCTCCGCGTATTTGGCCTCGATCAAGGACCATGTGGTCATTTTCCCAGGCGTCAAAGAGTTTATTGAAGAAGCGGCCGCAACCTATCCTGTTGCCATCGCCTCAGGCGCATTACGAGTGGAGATTGAGCTGGTATTGGAGCACATCGGGCTCCGAAAGGCGTTTTGTCACATTACCAGCGCCGAAGATGTGACTCACGGCAAGCCGAATCCTGAGCCGTTTGTGCATGCGCTGGCCGGAATGAACCGGCAACAGGGCACCGCATTGCTCTCACCGGCATCTTGTTTGGTCATTGAAGATTCCCGTCCCGGTATCCGAGCAGCGAAATCTGCAGGCATGAAAGTGTTAGCCGTGGCCAATACGCATACCGTACAAGACTTACATGAAGCCGATGCCATCAGCCATAACTTGCGCGACACACGTCTGATGGATGTGCGCGCTCGCTTGTGGCCGACATAG